The Anopheles marshallii chromosome X, idAnoMarsDA_429_01, whole genome shotgun sequence genome includes a window with the following:
- the LOC128719337 gene encoding blood vessel epicardial substance, giving the protein MLIDWNFPKCFSFEPKEHLYYHIGHALFLVAFLAPNIPCGFLWLRCAAIAGCILMVLWGWFVACSLDAVVWFSLFLLVNAVYVVVLLCKLRPVKFEKEIESVYVALFKPLRVSRHQFKKVLNCMKIVRPLKYQEIYVQEKITKVDSLSLVLSGKLVVSQNQKALHIVFPHQFLDSPEWFGVSTDDYFQVSIMAMEESRVLIWHRDKLKLSIMAEPFLQAVFDHILGRDVVKKLMQVTQVSETMAQSNGCIASGYGDDSEDKPMLVMKSKPSDNGGHGLTALINRQLQALPRISKYYYCVATDHNAWRLGRIDETDHETAV; this is encoded by the exons ATGCTGATCGACTGGAACTTTCCGAAGTGCTTTAGCTTCGAGCCGAAGGAGCATCTGTACTACCATATCGGGCATGCTCTGTTTCTGGTGGCCTTCCTTGCACCGAATATCCCGTGCGGGTTCCTGTGGTTGCGCTGTGCAGCCATCGCCGGCTGTATACTGATGGTGCTGTGGGGCTGGTTCGTCGCCTGCAGCTTGGACGCAGTCGTATGGTTCAGCCTGTTCCTGCTGGTGAATGCCGTTTACGTGGTGGTGCTACTCTGCAAGTTGCGTCCGGTTAAGTTCGAGAAGGAGATTGAATCG GTGTACGTTGCCTTGTTTAAGCCGTTGCGCGTGTCGCGCCACCAGTTCAAGAAGGTGCTGAACTGCATGAAGATAGTGCGGCCGCTCAAGTACCAGGAAATCTACGTGCAGGAGAAAATAACCAAAGTCGACAGTTTGTCCCTTGTGCTGTCGGGAAA ATTAGTAGTTTCACAGAATCAAAAAGCGCTTCATATAGTATTTCCTCATCAGTTTCTCGATTCACCCGAATGGTTCGGTGTCTCTACCGATGACTATTTTCAG GTGTCGATCATGGCGATGGAGGAGTCGCGCGTACTCATCTGGCACCGGGATAAGCTGAAGCTATCCATCATGGCCGAACCGTTCCTACAGGCAGTGTTTGATCACATTCTCGGACGAGACGTGGTGAAAAAGCTGATGCAGGTTACGCAG GTCAGCGAAACGATGGCGCAAAGCAATGGTTGCATTGCATCAGGTTATGGCGATGATTCGGAAGATAAACCAATGCTGGTGATGAAGAGCAAACCTTCCGATAATGGTGGGCATGGCCTAACGGCCTTGATCAATCGTCAGCTGCAAG CTCTCCCACGGATCTCGAAGTATTATTACTGTG TAGCAACTGATCATAACGCCTGGCGGCTGGGCCGAATCGACGAAACCGACCATGAGACGGCCGTATAG
- the LOC128719226 gene encoding transmembrane protein 205: MCYLQRLMDTSPLLQKSSTGRPNVELLDGRKPKREPTPITSHHEKPVSEQIHQDVLGAATRATRAIFHSLRDQTHRLQRCQLYKILTNTTQPSHAISAIVVSLVLVALWPNLISGNGDAQQQCEHGQPEAGHSRGSPLTQIAYLSSFTIHFGAQIWMTFVSGLALYFSLPRHTFGLIQEVLFPKYFTLGTGLSTISLVSFVELRRSTRPELADRNLAHWDPVDLLQIAALAVTASLELFVRLYLAPPMLRLMHEKHRIEARASIGQEVGQFDGTGNGRLERSLHYKATHKKFRKIHMATAILNMVSLTCTCVHLLYLATRVTV, from the exons ATGTGCTACCTCCAGCGTCTGATGGACACGAGCCCGTTGCTCCAAAAGTCGTCGACCGGTCGGCCGAATGTGGAGTTGCTGGATGGCCGTAAGCCGAAACGTGAACCGACTCCTATAACGAGTCACCACGAGAAACCGGTGAGTGAGCAGATCCATCAGGATGTGCTCGGTGCAGCAACGCGTGCAACCCGTGCCATCTTTCACAGTCTACGTGATCAAACTCATCGCCTTCAACGATGCCAGCTGTACAA AATTTTGACGAACACGACGCAACCGAGTCACGCAATATCGGCAATCGTGGTGTCCCTGGTGCTGGTGGCCCTTTGGCCCAACCTGATCAGTGGAAATGGTGACGCGCAACAGCAATGTGAACATGGCCAGCCGGAAGCGGGTCACAGTCGTGGCAGTCCGCTGACACAGATTGCCTACCTTAGTTCCTTCACCATCCACTTCGGTGCACAAATATGGATGACGTTCGTTTCCG GACTCGCCTTGTACTTTTCTTTACCACGCCACACATTCGGACTGATCCAGGAAGTACTGTTCCCGAAGTATTTTACGCTCGGTACCGGGCTAAGCACTATCAGCTTGGTAAGCTTCGTAGAACTTCGTCGCAGTACTCGGCCAGAGTTGGCCGACCGTAACCTAGCGCACTGGGATCCGGTTGATCTGCTGCAGATAGCCGCGTTGGCAGTAACGGCCTCGCTCGAGCTGTTTGTGCGCCTCTACCTAGCACCGCCAATGTTGCGCCTGATGCACGAAAAGCATCGCATCGAGGCACGAGCCAGCATCGGTCAGGAAGTGGGCCAGTTCGATGGCACCGGTAACGGTCGCCTGGAGCGTTCGCTACACTACAAGGCGACGCACAAAAAGTTTCGCAAGATACACATGGCCACCGCCATCCTCAACATGGTCTCACTGACGTGCACCTGTGTGCATCTGCTTTACCTCGCAACGCGCGTGACCGTTTAA